Proteins encoded in a region of the Raphanus sativus cultivar WK10039 chromosome 8, ASM80110v3, whole genome shotgun sequence genome:
- the LOC108821314 gene encoding VQ motif-containing protein 29 — MEDTSQAFMSQSYLNPQETTAQTTKDYLASLHSTRKQPSKPLKRPISSPLNPMHPHVYRVEPVNFKELVQRLTGAPEHEPLANPFKSLDAAAKESSPSFAFDLSSSSWGDLSLRNPANISRW; from the coding sequence ATGGAAGATACATCACAGGCGTTTATGTCTCAGAGTTACCTTAATCCTCAAGAAACCACTGCACAGACAACAAAAGATTATCTAGCTTCACTTCATTCGACCAGAAAGCAACCTTCAAAGCCATTGAAGAGACCTATATCATCGCCTTTGAATCCCATGCATCCACACGTTTACAGAGTCGAGCCAGTAAACTTCAAAGAGTTGGTTCAACGGCTGACCGGTGCACCTGAGCACGAGCCTTTGGCTAACCCGTTCAAGAGTTTGGATGCTGCTGCAAAGGAGAGTTCTCCATCATTCGCGTTTGATCTATCATCGTCATCTTGGGGAGATTTATCACTTCGGAATCCTGCAAATATCTCCAGATGGTAg
- the LOC108822030 gene encoding protein SHORT-ROOT, which translates to MDTLFTLVSLQQQQSDSIITNKSSTTTGSPQTAYHYKFPQSDVVEECFNSFMDEEDLSSSSSHHNHHLNNNPSSYYSPFTTPTQYHHATSPTPSYTAAVAASASLASPYSSGNHLDPSDFSIPQTTPSFDFSANAKWADSILLEAARAFSDKDTARAQQILWTLNELSSPYGDTEQKLASYFLKALFNRMTSSGELCYRTMVTAAATEKTCSFESMRKTVLKFQEVSPWATFGHVAANGAILEAVDGEAKIHIVDISSTFCTQWPTLLEALATRSDDTPHLRLTTIVVGNKYVNDQTASHRMMKEIGNRMEKFARLMGVPFTFKTIHHIGDLSKFDLNGLEIKPDEVLAVNCVGAMRGIAPGGNPRDAVISNFRRLRPRIVTVVEEEADLVGEQEVFDDEFLRLFGESLRWFRVCFESLEESFPRTSTGRLVLERATGRAIVDLVACEPSGSMERRETAKKWSMRMRNGGFDAVGYSDEVADDVRALLRRYKEGVWSMVQCSDAAGIFLCWRDQPVVWASAWRPT; encoded by the coding sequence atggacACTCTCTTTACATTGGTCAGtctccaacaacaacaatccGATAGTATCATTACAAATAAATCTTCCACCACTACCGGCTCTCCACAAACGGCTTATCACTACAAGTTCCCACAAAGCGACGTCGTCGAAGAATGCTTCAACTCTTTCATGGATGAAGAAGacctctcctcttcttcctctcatCACAACCATCACCTCAACAACAATCCTAGTAGCTACTACTCTCCCTTCACTACTCCCACCCAATACCATCACGCCACATCACCAACTCCTTCCTACACGGCCGCCGTAGCAGCTTCCGCCTCCTTAGCCTCACCGTACTCCTCCGGCAACCATCTTGATCCTTCTGATTTCTCCATCCCTCAAACAACTCCTTCCTTCGACTTCTCAGCCAATGCCAAGTGGGCAGACTCGATCCTCCTCGAAGCCGCACGTGCCTTTTCCGACAAAGACACCGCACGTGCGCAACAAATCCTCTGGACACTCAACGAGCTCTCTTCGCCATACGGAGACACCGAGCAGAAACTCGCTTCTTACTTCCTCAAAGCTCTCTTCAACCGCATGACCAGTTCAGGCGAACTATGCTACCGCACCATGGTAACCGCCGCGGCCACCGAGAAGACATGCTCCTTCGAATCAATGCGCAAGACCGTGCTCAAGTTCCAAGAAGTTAGCCCGTGGGCCACGTTTGGACACGTGGCGGCAAACGGAGCGATCTTGGAAGCAGTAGACGGAGAGGCAAAGATCCACATCGTTGACATAAGCTCAACGTTTTGCACTCAATGGCCGACACTTCTAGAAGCCTTAGCCACAAGATCAGACGACACCCCACACCTAAGACTAACCACAATAGTGGTCGGTAACAAATACGTCAACGATCAAACGGCGTCGCATCGGATGATGAAAGAGATAGGAAACCGAATGGAGAAATTCGCTAGGCTCATGGGAGTTCCTTTTACATTCAAAACTATTCATCACATTGGAGATTTATCAAAGTTTGATCTCAACGGGCTCGAGATTAAACCGGACGAGGTCTTGGCCGTCAACTGTGTAGGTGCCATGCGTGGGATTGCGCCTGGAGGAAACCCTAGAGACGCTGTAATATCTAACTTCCGACGGTTAAGGCCGAGGATTGTGACCGTagttgaagaagaagctgatctTGTCGGAGAACAAGAAGTCTTTGATGATGAGTTCTTGAGATTGTTTGGAGAAAGTTTGCGTTGGTTTAGGGTTTGCTTTGAGTCGTTGGAAGAGAGTTTTCCGAGGACGAGCACTGGGAGGTTGGTGCTAGAGCGTGCGACGGGACGTGCGATAGTGGACTTGGTGGCTTGTGAGCCGTCGGGTTCCATGGAGAGGAGAGAGACGGCGAAGAAGTGGTCGATGAGGATGAGGAATGGAGGGTTTGATGCAGTGGGGTATAGTGATGAGGTGGCTGATGACGTCAGAGCTTTGTTGAGGAGGTATAAGGAAGGAGTTTGGTCGATGGTACAGTGTTCTGATGCTGCCGGAATATTTCTTTGTTGGAGAGATCAGCCGGTGGTTTGGGCTAGTGCGTGGAGGCCAACGTAA
- the LOC108819850 gene encoding calcium-transporting ATPase 2, plasma membrane-type-like: MKLVQREFLPLSWSLFRISTSSQTNIILLKIWYFTKIFLQNLPRIQTQNISHPRPTLNNRRFLPLTVNVVALIVNFSSACLTVSAPLPAVQLLWVNMIMDTLGALALATEPPNNELMKRLPVGRRGNFIANAMWRNILGQTVYQFVVIWFLQAKGKSVFGLDGPDSTLKLNTLIFNCFVFCQVFNEISSRGMEEIDVFKGILDNYVFVVVIGATVFFQIIIIEFLGTFASTTPLTLVQWIFSIFIGFLGMPIAAGLKTIPV, from the exons ATGAAATTGGTCCAACGTGAGTTTTTGCCATTGTCTTGGTCATTGTTTAGAATAAGCACAAGCAGCCAAACA AACATTATTTTGCTTAAAATTTGGTACTTTACAAAAATCTTCCTCCAAAATCTTCCTCGCATCCAAACTCAAAACATCTCCCACCCAAGGCCTACTCTCAACAACAGACGCTTCCTCCCACTCACGGTTAACGTTGTTGCGCTGATTGTTAACTTCTCTTCAGCTTGCTTAACCGTGAGTGCTCCTTTACCTGCTGTTCAGTTGCTGTGGGTGAACATGATCATGGACACGCTTGGAGCTCTTGCTTTGGCTACGGAGCCGCCGAATAATGAGCTGATGAAACGGTTGCCCGTTGGAAGGAGAGGGAACTTTATCGCTAACGCCATGTGGAGGAACATTCTAGGACAGACTGTGTATCAGTTCGTAGTCATTTGGTTTCTCCAAGCCAAAGGGAAGTCTGTGTTTGGTCTCGACGGTCCTGACTCGACTCTCAAGTTAAACACTCTTATCTTCAACTGTTTCGTCTTCTGtcag GTGTTTAACGAGATAAGCTCGAGGGGGATGGAAGAAATCGATGTGTTCAAGGGGATACTTGACAACTACGTCTTTGTGGTTGTGATCGGTGCAACGGTCTTCTTTCAGATCATAATCATTGAGTTCTTGGGGACATTTGCAAGCACAACACCACTTACATTAGTGCAATGGATCTTCAGTATCTTCATTGGTTTCTTGGGAATGCCAATAGCTGCAGGATTGAAGACCATCCCCGTCTGA
- the LOC108821299 gene encoding uncharacterized protein LOC108821299 isoform X2: protein MFEYLKSMTELKKARMDPQHTGDLFKHLEKQNDLLKEAHKTMSQELQKLMVEEQMMMHKLYEITVTHRKNDKEMKKNLNVLEGKETVEEASSLAIVPTGDEEH from the exons ATGTTTG AGTACTTGAAAAGCATGACAGAGCTCAAGAAAGCGAGGATGGACCCGCAACATACTGGTGATTTGTTCAA GCATCTGGAGAAGCAGAATGATTTACTCAAGGAAGCTCATAAAACCATGTCACAAGAACTCCAAAAACTCATG gTGGAAGAACAGATGATGATGCATAAACTCTATGAGATAACGGTTACTCATCGTAAAAATGATAAG GAAATGAAGAAAAATCTAAATGTGTTGGAAGGAAAAGAAACAGTTGAAGAAGCTTCTTCTTTAGCAATTGTTCCTACTGGTGATGAAGAACATTGA
- the LOC108821299 gene encoding uncharacterized protein LOC108821299 isoform X1 gives MWSRMGLLLCLGGYSIVVLDQIYLLLIFFSSVEYLKSMTELKKARMDPQHTGDLFKHLEKQNDLLKEAHKTMSQELQKLMVEEQMMMHKLYEITVTHRKNDKEMKKNLNVLEGKETVEEASSLAIVPTGDEEH, from the exons ATGTGGAGTAGAATGGGACTCTTATTATGTTTGGGAGGTTATAGTATTGTGGTCCTTGATCAGATTTACTTActgttaattttcttttcttctgtaGAGTACTTGAAAAGCATGACAGAGCTCAAGAAAGCGAGGATGGACCCGCAACATACTGGTGATTTGTTCAA GCATCTGGAGAAGCAGAATGATTTACTCAAGGAAGCTCATAAAACCATGTCACAAGAACTCCAAAAACTCATG gTGGAAGAACAGATGATGATGCATAAACTCTATGAGATAACGGTTACTCATCGTAAAAATGATAAG GAAATGAAGAAAAATCTAAATGTGTTGGAAGGAAAAGAAACAGTTGAAGAAGCTTCTTCTTTAGCAATTGTTCCTACTGGTGATGAAGAACATTGA